AAAAATCACCCCCTGACACCCGGCAGCAGCTGCAGAACGGATCAGGGCACCAAAATTGTGTGGATCCGTAATACCATCAAGAATCAGAAAAAAACGCTCTGACTGCGAACTCTGCGCAAGCAACTGCGCCAAAGAGACAAAGTCCTGAGCCTTTACCTGGGCAACAACGCCCTGATGCCGGACATCTCCAACCATTTTATCCAGCTGGCGGCGCTCGCATTGCTTCACAGCAACATGTCGTTCGGTTGCCTGGGCAACAATTTCCTCAAGACGCGGATTACGTTGCGCTTCAACGTAAAGCGCAACGACCTTTCGTCCCTGTCCCAGCGCCTCAAAAACCGCATTAAGCCCAAACAGATATTGACTCACGCGCCAGCCTCGGTCATCTCCGCAACAATAGAGCGTGCCGCTAGAACCGGGTCATCTGCCTTGGAAATCGGCCGACCGACAACCAGATAATCTGAGCCGGCGGCAATCGCTTCCCCCGGTGTCATCACCCGTTGTTGATCATCACGTGCCGCCGTTGCCGGGCGCACACCAGGGGTCACAACGACAAAGTCACCACCGCAGGCCTGACGAATCAGCGGCAATTCTTGAGCCGAGGCCACCACACCATGCAGTCCACTTTCCCTGGCTAACGTTGCAAGCCGAGGCACCATCTGCGTCACAGGAAGGTCGATCCCCACCTGACGCAGATCTTCTTCAGACGACGAGGTGAGAATGGTTACCGCCAACGTGATCGGCACAGGAAAACCCTCCTTGACGGCGGCCTCCCGAACTTCATCAACCATCGTCCGCATCATCTTGCCGCCGCCCAGCGCATGAACATTGAACATCTGCACACCCATACGTGCCGCTTCAATACCGGCCTTGGCAACAGTATTGGGGATATCATGATATTTAAGGTCAAGAAAAACGCCGCCCCCGGCCTGGCGAATCATATCCACAATCTGGGGACCACACCGGGTAAACAACTGCTTGCCGACCTTGAACATCCCTACCTCATCAGCGAGAATGCGTACCCACTGCCGAGCTTCATCATAACTGTCGACATCCAGCGCAAAAATCAACCGATCTTTCATCAAATCCCCTTCCTATTCAACCAGCTTACGGGTTCGGGCGACAATCTCCTGAACACGTCGAATAACATCACTGCTCCCCTGTGTGCCAAGCACTTGACGCACGGTCAGACACTCGGCATAGACCAGCTCTTTCAAACTGTCGACCAGCAACTTCTTCTGGTCGCCCTCTTCAAGGCCGGTGAGATTTTTAACCAACTGCCCCCCGGACACAGAACCGTCCTGATTCAGACGCACCCCCCGAAACACGTAATTCATCGGATGTGGCGCTTCACGCATAAAGCGATTGGCATCCTCAATCAACCCATGATTCTGCGCATCAACACACTCACACAGCAGACACAAAACGCCATTAAACACCTCAAACAGTTCAGCAAACGCTTCACTGACCGGTTCGGGCCTGGCTTCGTTGACTTTAAGAAAACGCTTCTCTACCAATTGGTGCAGAACCCGCAAAGCGTCAAATTCGGGCAAACCGCTACGCGTCATCAACTGACCGACCTGGCCGGGAGACGAATAGGTCAGACCAAGGACATTTTTCTCCTCATCGGACAGTTCGGCGGGATCCTTTCCGGTATATTCAAGCATCGATTCCAGCGAACGCAGGCGGCGCAGATAGAGTGCTTTTTCATCAACGCGGCGCAAGCCTTCCATAATCAGATTCTGGGTGCTCATGGACAACTTGACAATATCATCGCGATTAAGATCACCGGCAGCAAAATAGCAGCTCCCCTCTTCGCAAGAGAACAGATTGTAAACAATCGTCTCCACCTGCTGCCGGGTGGCCAACCATAAATCGCGCGCAGCCACCAGGTTCTTTTTCACTAAAACCTTGCTTAGAGAATCTCCGGGACCAAGTTCAGAGCGCACTTGGCTGAGCTGGCTGCGTTCCAACTTGCCAATTTCACATAAGATTTCGCCGAGGTTTTCCTCAACGCGTTGGCTGGTGGCAAAAATAATTTCACCATCCTGAAAGAACACCTGACGGTTGCCATCAGGGATATCGAGATAGAGAATCCCGGTCTGACGAAACATATTAAAAAAGGACAAAACGTCGGCAATGGCCACCGAACCAAGAACCGCGGACATGCAGGGAACGCGTTCCCCTTCGACCGCCAGCAGAATATGCTGAGGAGAGGAGGAAACGACCTGAAGGTCACGCCCCTTCATTGATGAAAGAACGCGATGCGGCAGATTGACCCTGCCACTATCATCCAGTGTCACACGATACATGGCCTACTCCATGAGTTGACGTTTGACTTCGTCGACCAACCAGGACAGAGTTTCTGCAACCGGCATCATCATCCGTTCACCTTCCAGACGCTTTTGCACCTCAAAAGCGCCTTCTTTGAGCGCACGATTACCCACCGTCACCCGAATCGGAATACCGATCAGTTCGGCATCTTTGAACTTACTACCAGGCCGTTCGTCACGGTCATCAAGTAACACTTCAACCCCGGCGTCCATCAACTGTTGGTACAGTTCGCTGCCCGCCTGCATCACCTGCTCATCTTTGGGGTTGAGCAATGTAATAATCACCTGAAACGGCGCGATGGGCATCGGAAAGATCACCCCTTGGTCATCATGATTCTGTTCAATGGCGGCGGCAACGGTTCGGCCGATGCCAATGCCGTAACAGCCCATGACCAAAGGCGCCTCTTTGCCTTCGGCATTAAGGACCGTTGCTCCCAGAGCTTCGGAATATTTCGTTCCCAGCTTGAACACGTGGCCAACTTCGATACCACGCCACATCTGCAGGGTGCCGTCACAACGCGGGCAGCCGTCACCGGCTTGGGCCTGACGCAGATCGGCATAAGCTTCGACACTAAAGTCGCGCCCAGGGTTCGCGCCCATGTAATGAACGTCTTTTTCATTGCCGCCAACCACAGCATCGGCCATCGATTGCACTTCAAGATCAGCCAAAATCCGGCAATCCAGGCCGACAGGTCCGGCAAAGCCTACCGGTGCACCAGTCAACTCCTCCACGGCGATATCGCCGAGCATCACCACCTCAAGACAATCGAGATAGCGGCACAACTTGATCTCGTTAAGCTCACGATCACCACGCAGGAGTACGGCCAATTGCTCGCCGGTATCGGTTTGCACCAGCAGCGTTTTAATCAGGCGACTGTGGTCCATATCGAGAAATTCAGCCACCTCGGCAATGGTCTTACGCTCCGGCGTATCGATTTTCTGCAACTCAGCCTGCCCTTCGCCACTGCTCCCTTGCTCCTGGCGCATCTGGGCTTTTTCGACATTGGCCGCGTAATCACACTGATCGCAGGAGACAATCGCGTCTTCTCCCGACTCGGCCAGCACCATAAATTCATGGGAGGACGACCCGCCGATGTTACCGGTATCGGCTTCCACGGCACGAAATTTCAGGCCGCAGCGTTTAAAAATACGCTGATACGCCTGGTACATTTTTTCGTAGGCCGTATCCGCCCCGGCATCTTCCAGATCAAAGGAATAGGCATCTTTCATAATAAATTCACGACCACGCATCAGACCGAAACGGGGCCGGATCTCATCACGGAACTTACCTTGGATCTGGTACAGGTTTAGCGGCAACTGGCGATAGGAACGCACCGTACCGCGCACCACGTCGGTAATCACCTCTTCGTGGGTCGGTCCGAGGCAAAATTCCGTGTCCTTACGGTCTCTGATGCGCAGCAACTCTTTGCCGTATTGTTCCCAACGGCCAGACTCTTCCCATAGCCCGGCTGGAACCACCATCGGCATCAACAGCTCCATGGCACCGGCACGATCCATCTCCTCGCGGACGATCTGCTCCACCTTACGGATGGAACGCAATCCCAGCGGCAGATAGGTATAAATTCCCGCAGCAACCTTGCGGATCATTCCAGCGCGCATCATCAATTGATGGCTGACAATTTCCGCATCGGCCGGATTCTCTTTCAACGTGGGCAGCAAATACTCGGTTAAACGCATGATTCCGTTCCTTTTATGGCAATAAAAACTGATCGTGTTATCATCTCGTAAATACGTTCGCACGCTAGCTTATTTCGGGTTAAAATGCAAGCAATGCCGGGGCGCTGAAAGGATTCTAACCACGACGGCACCCCCGGTTCGGAACTGTCGCCAAAGACAACATTGATGGTCCAGGTGACAGCGTCTGATAAAATCCCGCACCACACCCGCTACCGTCAAGCCACGAGGTCTTATGAAAGAGCTACTCACCACCGCCACCTTTGCCCAACACGTTGCTGCAGGAACCCCCCTGATCGCCATCAATACCGGCAACGAACAACGTACCATCCAACTGATTCAAACCGCTGCAACCCGCAACCTCAAAGGGATGGAGCCGCCTAAAATATGGTCGTGCACCAGCGGCTTTGACGGTATCGACAACACCACCGATCCGGCAGATGCTCTGAGCTGGGCGCTCAATCAAACGGGACACGCCATCTTCGTCTTTGTCGACATGCACTGGTATTGGGACAACAATCCGAAAATCCAACGCCTGATGATCAATTTTTCCCAGCAACGCAGCAACGCCAGAAAAAGCCTGGTTTTTCTGGCCCTTGACCCGGCGATTCCGGAGCCGCTGCAAAGCCATTTTGTCCAACTCGACCACCCGCTGCCCAACGCGGCGGAGCTGTCTTCCTACCTGACAACGCACCGCGAGCAAGACCCGTATATCGATCAACTGCTGCAGCAGGATGACGCATTGCGAAAAATGGTGTTGGCCGCTCAGGGCCTTGATCTGATCCGCTTGGAGCGCGCCCTGCGCATGGCACGCCTCACCAAGGGCAACGATGTTGCCGAAGTGATCGGCGCTCTGCATCTCGACAAGAAGCGCGCCCTGGAGCAGACCGGCATTCTTGAGTTCATCGACAACGATCTGCAACCCGACCATGTCGGTGGCATGGAGAACCTCAAACACTGGATGGCCCGCCGCGAAAAGGCCTTTGGTGTTGATGAGCTGAGCAGCGGCGAAAACCTGCCCAGCGGCGTGCTGCTGATGGGGATCAGCGGTTGCGGAAAAAGTCTGTTCGTCAAAGCCATTGCCGCCCGCTGGAGCCTGCCTCTGCTGCGTCTCGACATGTCTACCGTCTACGAAGGGACCTATGGCACCCCGGAGCGCAGCCTGCACCGCGCCTGCCAGTTAGCCGAAGCCATTTCGCCTTGCGTGTTGTGGATTGATGAGATCGAATCGGGCATTTCCGAGCAAGGCTTCAAAAGCGGTGGAGGCTCATCATCGCGGGTGCTGGGCTACTTCCTTACTTGGATGCAGGAAAAGAAAAGTCCGGTGTTTGTGGCGGCCACGGCCAACGCCATTGAAATGTTACCGGCCGAGGTGCTACGCAAAGGCCGCTTTGACGAAATCTTTTATATCGCGCTGCCCGGCCTCAATGAACGCAAAGAGATCTTCACCATCCATCTTGACCGGCAAGGTCAGGACAGCAGCGCTTACGACACCACAACCCTGGCCCATTCCAGTAAAGGGTTTTCCGGGGCCGAGATCGAACAGGCCGTGGCCAGCGCCCGTTTTGAAGCCCAAGCGGCTCAACGTGTTATGACGGAAAAAGATATTATGGAAGCCATCGGTCAGACCGTGCCCATCTCAGTCACCATGGCCGAACAGATCAAGAAAATTGAAGCCTGGGCATTCAAGAGAGCGGTTCCCGCCAGCGAACACAGTGAGCGCTGACAACACCTGCAAAAATTCAACCTTGCTCTTCGAGGCGCTCGGCGAGAGCCAGCGCCTCTTCCACCAAGGCATCGGCCAATTCCGCCTGCGGTAAACGTCGAACGATCTCCCCCTTGCGAAACAACAGGCCCATCTCTTTGCCACCGGCAATGCCAAGGTCGGCCTCGCGCGCTTCTCCCGGACCGTTGACCACACAGCCCATCACCGCAATGGTCAACGGTGCCGTCAGCTGTTGCAGACGCACCTCCACCTCCTCAGCGACGCGGATCAGATCGATCTGACACCGGCCACAGGTGGGGCAACTGACAAAGACCGGGCCGCGTTGGCGCAACTTCAACGACTTAAGGATCTCCCAGCCGACCCGCACTTCCTCCACCGGATCGCCGGTTAGCGACACACGCAGGGTGTCGCCAATGCCGTCGTACAACAGCGCCCCCAGTCCGACGGCACTCTTGATGGTTCCGGCCCAGGTGGTGCCCGCTTCGGTAATACCGATATGTAACGGGTAATCAACTTGGTCGGCCAGCAAACGGTAGGCTTCTACAGTACGTCGCACGTCAGACGCCTTGAGGCTGACTTTCATCTGATCATAACCAAGTTCTTCAACAATACGGATATGGCCGAGGGCGCTCTCCACCATGGCCTGTGCGGTAGCATGACCATGGCGCTCGAGCAACTCCTTCTCCAGCGAGCCACCGTTGACACCGATACGGATCGGCAAACGCCTTTCAGAGCAGGCCCTAACCACTTCGGCCACCTTCCATGATTCGCCGATGTTGCCGGGGTTGATACGCAATCCGGCCACGCCACTGTCAACAGCCTGCAGGGCCAGACGGTAATCAAAATGAATGTCGGCAATCAGTGGAATGGTGCAGCCATCAACGATCCCGTGTAACGCATTCGCCGCGTCCATATCCGGCACAGCACAGCGGACGATTTCACAACCGGCGGCCTCCAGGGCACGAATCTGGGTCAATGTTGCTGCAATATCGCGGGTGTCGGTATTACACATGGACTGCACGGAAACCGGCGCACCGCCACCAACCGCCACCGAACCAACCTGCAACGCACGTGTTTTGCGTTCTGTGTTCACAACCTTCTCCTTCGTTCTCACCCCAACCGATGCGGGCCATGCCAGAACAACTGATAAATTAACAACTTAAATATTTTTCAACGATCTACTCACAAAATTCGGACTCTTATCAAAACCTCACGCATCTAGCCACAGCCACACAGCAGCGTCAAGACGCAAAGATAGCATTGACACACCCCGTTCAAGCGGCTACTGTCGCCCCAATCACATCTATTTATAACACCATGGACGCTTTATGAAAAAAAATACCCGCGGTCCGGCAAAACGCCCTGCCCTGAGACAAGAACCGATCACCGTAACAATCGACCATCTCAACGTTGACGGAATCGGTGTCGGCCGCCACGAAAACAAAGAGATCCTTATCGCCGGTACCCTGCCTGGCGAGGACGTTCTGGCCGCGATTGACCATGAGGGTCAGCGCCGGATCATCGGTAAACTGATTAAAGTCCTGCGCAGAAGCCGCCAACGCGTAACGCCGGGCTGCAAGCTGGCAAAGAACTGTTCAGGCTGCCCGCTGATTCACCTCGGCTACCGCCATCAGCTCGACTTTAAACGGGGCATGATTGAGGATGCGTTAAGCCACTACCCGACCCTAGGCCACGTCACGGTTCATGCGGTGTGGTCCTCTGAAGAGACCTTCGGCTACCGGACCATCGCCAAACTGGCCATTGCCAAAGTGCACGGCAAAGCGCGGGTCGGCCTCTACAAACGTGGCTCACATCAGGTGTTGGATATCGGCAATTGCCCGCAGCAGCATCCACTCATCAACCAGATCGCCCAAGCCTTACGTGAAGAGATCGAAAAACAGGATATCTACGTGTACAACCCGGTGTCACGCCGTGGTCTGTTGCGCTATGTGGCCATCCGCGTCAGCCCACAGGCAAACAAGGCTCTGGTCACCCTGGTGACAACCGAACGCAACTACCGCGAGATGACCCATCTGGCCAAATGGTTGAAGAAAAAGGTGCCGCAGATCATCGGAGTGCATCAGAACATCAACGCCTCCACCGGCAATGTCATCTTTGGCTCAACCACGGTTAAAGTGATTGGCGCCGGCGACCTGATTGATCAGGTCGGAGATATTCGTCTGCGCCTGTCGCCGACATCGTTCTTTCAAGTCAACAACCGGCAAGCTGCACGCATTTATGCCCAGGTCCAGTCCTGGGCTGACCTCGGACCCAAAGACACAGCAGTCGATCTGTATTGTGGTGTCGGCGGCATCGCCATGCACTTGGCTACCAGTGGAGCAAAAGTCACAGGAATTGAGATCAACGAAGACGCCATCTTTAATGCCAAAGCTGCCGCGGAACTCAATGAACTGGGCAACTGCCGTTTTATCGTCGGTGATGCTGGCGAGATTCTCCACGACATGCAGCGGGAGCTGTCCCCACTCAAAGTTGCCGTGGTCAATCCCCCGCGCGGTGGCTGCAGTGAGGAGATTATTGCCACCCTCGGCCAACTGCGCCCACAGACTCTGATCTATGTTTCCTGCAATCCGTACAGCCTCGGCAGGGATCTCCACCTGTTGACACAGCAAGGCTTCACGGTTGAAGAGCTGCAGCCGGTGGATATGTTCCCCCAGACAGCCCATGTGGAATCGGTGGTCCGCCTGCGCATGGACAACAGCGAAAAAGTTTGAGAGCAAGGGCTTGCCTCCGGCAGACAATTGCATTAGGATGAGGGCTCATAACCTCTGCACATGACAGGTATAACCAATGAAAATTCTTGATTGTCGCGAATTGCAATGTCCCCGCCCCGTTCTGGAAACCCGTAAACAGATTCTGGCCCATCCCGATGAGCCGGTTCAGGTGCGTGTCGGTAATGATATCGCCCAGGCCAATGTCACCCGTCTGGCCACCAAAGAAGGGTTTGCCGTAACGGCAACAAGCAAAGGCGATGAGATCGTCCTTGATCTGACCCCACAGGAGACTCCCCAGGTCGTTGAAACACAGGCGCCACCAGCAACGACGAAAAAAATCACGCAAGACACCGTGGTTTACATCGCCAGCGCCTGCATGGGACGTGGCAATGATGAGCTCGGCGAAGTGCTGATGCGCAACTTCATCTGCACCCTGTTGGAGTCCAGCCAGTTGCCCTCGACCATGCTGTTTGTCAACGGCGGTGTCAAACTGACCTGTGAAGGCTCTGCGGTCCTCGAACCACTGCAACGCCTTGAAGAGTCGGGAGTTACCATCAACGTCTGCGGCTTGTGCCTGGAATTTTACGAGTTGAAAGATCAACTCAAGGTGGGGCAGGTGTCCAACATGCTCGACACGGTTGAAGCCATGCAACAGGCCGACCGCATTATCCAGCCATAGGGCGTACGGATAAAATGCTTGAATCAAATCTGCCTAGCTGATATACATCTTCCCTCAAACGGGGGAGTAGCTAGTAGCCTGGTGGCGCTCACGGCCTTCAAAGCCGATGGGGGGCGTATCCCGTCCCCGGTGGGTTCGATTCCCATCTGCTCCCGCCAAAATCCAACAAAAACAGAGCAATCTCTTTTCGTTATAGAGACTGCTCTGTCTGTTTTCCGGCTCAAAAAAGTACGCTTGCCCCAAGAAGGTTCCGCCACATGATCGCCGGTCTGTCGCTAAACCCGGCGCTCGACAATCCGCAACTCTTTTAGTGCAGCAAAGATGGCATCCTGCCACTCTTCACCACTCAAGCCCCATTCACGGCACGCGATGGCATCAATGCCGTCTTTGGCATAATCAACCAGTTCGGAAAAGGTGTAACGCTCAACGCAATGGCTGGCGTAATCAAAAATCCTTCCATTCAATTCTTTGATGTATTTGATCAAAGCACCCTCCTTGAAACACTTACGATCGAACATGCCAGGCTTGGCCATACGAGGCCGTCGCCCGTGTTGTGATTGAAAACAGGACAACGGCCAGGCCTCCGCACAACCCGGCTACATAAAACACCGACGACAGACCCTCACTGCTCAGCAACAGCGCTCCGAGCACAGGGCCGACGACAAAGCCGAGATTGAGGCTGGCATTGAACATGCCGACAGCAAATCCGGTGCCAAATCGCTGTCCCTCTTCCACCAGAAGAGCCGTACTTGCCGGTTGCGAAAGTCCGCTGAACAGGCCGATAGCCATCCCCAGAACAAGAACCTGATGAAAGGTTGTTGCCAAGGGGATCAGAACATAGAGCAGCGACACCACGGTACCGCCAACCATAACCAACACAGATCGAGAGCAGCGATCGGTCAGTTTTCCCATCGGCCGCAGACACAAGGTCATAACGACCGATGTGGACGCCATGACCATCCCCACTTCAACACCGGTCAGCCCCAGTTTCGACATCAACAGGATCGGCATAAAGGAAACAAAGATGACAATGCCGCAGGCGCGGCCGAAAATAAACACCAACAATCCCGGCAGAGCACTGTGTTGAAGAGAGCGGCGAGAGCGGGCCTGACGATTTGCGGACACAGGCATGGTGGTCGTGCGTGCCGTATTGTCATCGGTGGGGATCAACAGCACAGCAACCAGCAATGCCGCGAGACACAGTCCGGCGAGCAACACAAAAATGCCATCAAAGCCCCACTGGTCCATAATAATTCCGCCGATCAGCGGACCAAGGCTTAAGGCGCCGTAGAAGGACATGTCAAAGGTCGCGACCATTTTCCCGCGGCTATGCGGCAATGTGGTTTCACCAACCAGTGACAGCACCACCGGACGGAACATCGCGCAACCAAGACCCTGCATCAGACGCAAAATAATCAGTGTTTGCACTCGGGTTATCGACAGGCACAGCAGCGAAACCAGCAGAAACACCATCAGACTGATCACAATCAGGCGTTTGCGGCCAAAACGGTCTGACAGTTTGCCCATAAACGGACTGAACACAATCTTGGACGCGGCATAGAAGCCGATGGCGGCACCGAGAATCGCTCCGCGCGCACCAAGACTTTGGGCAAAGACCGAAAAAAATGCATCGGAAACGCCCAAACCGAGGGTCACGGCAAAATTGATAAAGAAGACGCCCTTAAACAACCAACGATGTGCTTTATCCATGGTGTCCCCCTGGAAAATCATGACGATCTACCGCTACGGGCTCAACAGGCCGCTAAAGACTCTCCAACAGGTGGCCCATTCTGGCCTGCTTGGTCTGCAGATAGTGAAGGTTGCTGTCCACCGGTTCAATCGCCAGCGGGACCCGTTCAACATCTGCCATGCCATAGTGCTCCAGGGCATCAAGTTTGTCCGGATTGTTAGTCATCAGGCGAACATGCTGCACATCAAGATCTCTGAGCATGGCCGCACCAATACCATAATCGCGCGAATCGGCCGCAAAACCGAGTCGCAGATTGGCTTCGAGAGTGTCGTGGCCCTGATCCTGCAATTCATAAGCACGCAGCTTATTGATCAAGCCAATACCACGCCCTTCCTGACGCAGATAAAGAATGATTCCTGAGCCTTCCTGGCTAATGGCCATCATGGCTTTGGACAACTGCAGACCGCAGTCACAGCGCAGGCTACCGAACACATCGCCAGTTAAGCATTCGGAATGAATTCGTACCAGGGTCGGCTGTTGTGGGTTGACCTCCCCCTTAACCAGAGCCAGGTGTTCCAGGCCATCAATATCATTTTGATAACCGATCACCCGAAAGGTGCCGTAGGGGGTTGGCAACACGGTTTCCGCTGCCCGCCGCACCAGCGGTTCATGACGCAGGCGATAGGCGACCAGATCGGCGACGGTACAAATGCCGATATTGTGTTTGACGGCGAACTCACGGAGCTGAGGCATACGCGCCATGGTGCCATCGTCGTTCATGATTTCGCAGATCACTCCGGCAGGTTTCAGCCCGGCCAGGCGAGCCAGATCAACCGAGCCTTCGGTCTGCCCGGTGCGGACAAGCACTCCGCCATCTCGTGCTCGCAAAGGAAAAACATGCCCAGGCCGCGCCAGGTCACCTGCAACGCTCTCGTTATCAATGGCGGTTAAAATGGTCTGCGCCCGATCGGCGGCGGAGATGCCGGTGGAAACACCCTGCCGCGCTTCGATCGACACGGTAAACGCGGTACCAAAGGTGCAACTGTTTTCAACCGCCATCGGTGGCAACTCCAGGCGGTCACAGTCCTGCCCGGTCAGACTCAGGCAGATCAATCCACGGCCAAAGCGCGCCATAAAGTTGACAATGTCAGGAGTGACCTTTTCAGCGGCAACAACCAGATCACCTTCGTTTTCGCGATCTTCGTCATCAACCAGGATCACCATATTACCGGCGCTAATCTCATCAATGGCTTGTTCTATCGAAAGTAAGGGCATTGTCTGAACCTCTTTAAAGATCCCCCGGCAGAGCCGGGGGATGTGGAGGCAAGCAGCTCAAGAAATTTCTTCAACAGGAGAAAGTACTGAAGAACAGGTTACGCGTGGAGGCGAACGCATTGAGCTGCTTACACATGAGAACATTCGATTTACCGGAGTGACGTGGGACAGTCCAGAGTCCCACGCCCCCCGAATGTCTC
The nucleotide sequence above comes from Desulfuromonas acetoxidans DSM 684. Encoded proteins:
- the rlmB gene encoding 23S rRNA (guanosine(2251)-2'-O)-methyltransferase RlmB — encoded protein: MSQYLFGLNAVFEALGQGRKVVALYVEAQRNPRLEEIVAQATERHVAVKQCERRQLDKMVGDVRHQGVVAQVKAQDFVSLAQLLAQSSQSERFFLILDGITDPHNFGALIRSAAAAGCQGVIFAKDRSCPVTGIVEKTAAGTLGYVQLCQVTNLGRAIEELKKAGVWVYGLAGEEGQSLFEAPLSAPIALVAGSEGRGIRPLIRKLCDGLIAIPMPGRVESLNVSVATGIALFEVVRNHLKIKK
- the pyrF gene encoding orotidine-5'-phosphate decarboxylase — its product is MKDRLIFALDVDSYDEARQWVRILADEVGMFKVGKQLFTRCGPQIVDMIRQAGGGVFLDLKYHDIPNTVAKAGIEAARMGVQMFNVHALGGGKMMRTMVDEVREAAVKEGFPVPITLAVTILTSSSEEDLRQVGIDLPVTQMVPRLATLARESGLHGVVASAQELPLIRQACGGDFVVVTPGVRPATAARDDQQRVMTPGEAIAAGSDYLVVGRPISKADDPVLAARSIVAEMTEAGA
- a CDS encoding DUF4388 domain-containing protein, encoding MYRVTLDDSGRVNLPHRVLSSMKGRDLQVVSSSPQHILLAVEGERVPCMSAVLGSVAIADVLSFFNMFRQTGILYLDIPDGNRQVFFQDGEIIFATSQRVEENLGEILCEIGKLERSQLSQVRSELGPGDSLSKVLVKKNLVAARDLWLATRQQVETIVYNLFSCEEGSCYFAAGDLNRDDIVKLSMSTQNLIMEGLRRVDEKALYLRRLRSLESMLEYTGKDPAELSDEEKNVLGLTYSSPGQVGQLMTRSGLPEFDALRVLHQLVEKRFLKVNEARPEPVSEAFAELFEVFNGVLCLLCECVDAQNHGLIEDANRFMREAPHPMNYVFRGVRLNQDGSVSGGQLVKNLTGLEEGDQKKLLVDSLKELVYAECLTVRQVLGTQGSSDVIRRVQEIVARTRKLVE
- a CDS encoding proline--tRNA ligase; this encodes MRLTEYLLPTLKENPADAEIVSHQLMMRAGMIRKVAAGIYTYLPLGLRSIRKVEQIVREEMDRAGAMELLMPMVVPAGLWEESGRWEQYGKELLRIRDRKDTEFCLGPTHEEVITDVVRGTVRSYRQLPLNLYQIQGKFRDEIRPRFGLMRGREFIMKDAYSFDLEDAGADTAYEKMYQAYQRIFKRCGLKFRAVEADTGNIGGSSSHEFMVLAESGEDAIVSCDQCDYAANVEKAQMRQEQGSSGEGQAELQKIDTPERKTIAEVAEFLDMDHSRLIKTLLVQTDTGEQLAVLLRGDRELNEIKLCRYLDCLEVVMLGDIAVEELTGAPVGFAGPVGLDCRILADLEVQSMADAVVGGNEKDVHYMGANPGRDFSVEAYADLRQAQAGDGCPRCDGTLQMWRGIEVGHVFKLGTKYSEALGATVLNAEGKEAPLVMGCYGIGIGRTVAAAIEQNHDDQGVIFPMPIAPFQVIITLLNPKDEQVMQAGSELYQQLMDAGVEVLLDDRDERPGSKFKDAELIGIPIRVTVGNRALKEGAFEVQKRLEGERMMMPVAETLSWLVDEVKRQLME
- a CDS encoding AAA family ATPase is translated as MKELLTTATFAQHVAAGTPLIAINTGNEQRTIQLIQTAATRNLKGMEPPKIWSCTSGFDGIDNTTDPADALSWALNQTGHAIFVFVDMHWYWDNNPKIQRLMINFSQQRSNARKSLVFLALDPAIPEPLQSHFVQLDHPLPNAAELSSYLTTHREQDPYIDQLLQQDDALRKMVLAAQGLDLIRLERALRMARLTKGNDVAEVIGALHLDKKRALEQTGILEFIDNDLQPDHVGGMENLKHWMARREKAFGVDELSSGENLPSGVLLMGISGCGKSLFVKAIAARWSLPLLRLDMSTVYEGTYGTPERSLHRACQLAEAISPCVLWIDEIESGISEQGFKSGGGSSSRVLGYFLTWMQEKKSPVFVAATANAIEMLPAEVLRKGRFDEIFYIALPGLNERKEIFTIHLDRQGQDSSAYDTTTLAHSSKGFSGAEIEQAVASARFEAQAAQRVMTEKDIMEAIGQTVPISVTMAEQIKKIEAWAFKRAVPASEHSER
- the ispG gene encoding flavodoxin-dependent (E)-4-hydroxy-3-methylbut-2-enyl-diphosphate synthase, whose translation is MNTERKTRALQVGSVAVGGGAPVSVQSMCNTDTRDIAATLTQIRALEAAGCEIVRCAVPDMDAANALHGIVDGCTIPLIADIHFDYRLALQAVDSGVAGLRINPGNIGESWKVAEVVRACSERRLPIRIGVNGGSLEKELLERHGHATAQAMVESALGHIRIVEELGYDQMKVSLKASDVRRTVEAYRLLADQVDYPLHIGITEAGTTWAGTIKSAVGLGALLYDGIGDTLRVSLTGDPVEEVRVGWEILKSLKLRQRGPVFVSCPTCGRCQIDLIRVAEEVEVRLQQLTAPLTIAVMGCVVNGPGEAREADLGIAGGKEMGLLFRKGEIVRRLPQAELADALVEEALALAERLEEQG
- the rlmD gene encoding 23S rRNA (uracil(1939)-C(5))-methyltransferase RlmD, with amino-acid sequence MKKNTRGPAKRPALRQEPITVTIDHLNVDGIGVGRHENKEILIAGTLPGEDVLAAIDHEGQRRIIGKLIKVLRRSRQRVTPGCKLAKNCSGCPLIHLGYRHQLDFKRGMIEDALSHYPTLGHVTVHAVWSSEETFGYRTIAKLAIAKVHGKARVGLYKRGSHQVLDIGNCPQQHPLINQIAQALREEIEKQDIYVYNPVSRRGLLRYVAIRVSPQANKALVTLVTTERNYREMTHLAKWLKKKVPQIIGVHQNINASTGNVIFGSTTVKVIGAGDLIDQVGDIRLRLSPTSFFQVNNRQAARIYAQVQSWADLGPKDTAVDLYCGVGGIAMHLATSGAKVTGIEINEDAIFNAKAAAELNELGNCRFIVGDAGEILHDMQRELSPLKVAVVNPPRGGCSEEIIATLGQLRPQTLIYVSCNPYSLGRDLHLLTQQGFTVEELQPVDMFPQTAHVESVVRLRMDNSEKV
- the yedF gene encoding sulfurtransferase-like selenium metabolism protein YedF, coding for MKILDCRELQCPRPVLETRKQILAHPDEPVQVRVGNDIAQANVTRLATKEGFAVTATSKGDEIVLDLTPQETPQVVETQAPPATTKKITQDTVVYIASACMGRGNDELGEVLMRNFICTLLESSQLPSTMLFVNGGVKLTCEGSAVLEPLQRLEESGVTINVCGLCLEFYELKDQLKVGQVSNMLDTVEAMQQADRIIQP